In Vicia villosa cultivar HV-30 ecotype Madison, WI linkage group LG7, Vvil1.0, whole genome shotgun sequence, the DNA window tgtcggttatAATCGCCTGCggcaccccgaaccgagcgagtatgttccgtttataaaaacggagcacgttttgggacgtgatcttggcgagcgcttcggcttctatccatttggtgaagtagtcgacggCGACTACCAGGTATTTATTTTGGTATGAACCGACCGGGAagggtccgaggaggtccattccccatgtGGAGAAGGGCCAGGGTGAGGATAAAGATTTAAGCTCGTTCGGGGGAGCTAAGTGCATGTCGGCGTGGCGCTGACATTTGTCTCATTTCTGGACGTGCTCCTTTgcgtcctgctgcatggtcggccagtaaTACCCGGCCCTGAGGGCCTTTCTTGCGAGTGATCGGTCGCCGAGGTGTTGACCGCTTATCCCCTCGTGAAGCTCTTGGAGGATCTCGAGCGCTTGCGAGGCGTCGACACATTTGAGGAGAGGAATGGAGAAACCTCGTCGATATAGTTTGTTCTCGACGAtggtgtacgagcaggctcgtctTTTGATTGCTGAAGCCTCTTTTGCGTCGGTTCGGAGTTCGTCTTTCATAAGAAAATTatacaccggggtcatccagcagttGTCGTCGCCGATGGCGAACATTGGTAGGGGTTGTGCGCCCTTGTCTATGCTTGGCCTTGATAGGATTTCCTGGATCACTGACTTGTTTCCGCCTTTCTTTCTGGTGCTCGCGAGTTTGGATAAGACGTCGGCCCGTGAGTTGTGTTCTCGGGGGATGTGCCCGACTTCTGCCTTCAtgaattttttcatcttatctttgacGAGTGTGAGGTACTCGGCGAGcacgtcgtttttggcttggtaatcgccgctgatATGGGATGCGACGAGTTAGGAGTCGGTGTAGATTTTAACCTCCCGCGCTCCCACGTCCTCGGCGAGCCGTAGGCCCGCTAGGAGAGCttcgtattcggcctggttgttcgacgtgttgaaagataggaccaaggatacttcgatgatgagTCCTTCGTCGTTTTCTAAGATAATGCCGGCCCCGCTTCCCGagctgcttgaggcgccatctacgtagatgctCCATTTATTCTTAGCGGGGGACGGGGAGTTGGTGATTGAGGTCATCTCAGCTACGAAATCTGCCAGCGCCTGAGCCTTTAGTGCCCTCCTGCTTTCGTATTGTACGTCGAACTCGGAAAGTTCGAGGGACCACcttagcattctcccggccatgtctggtcggctgaggagttgcttgATAGGCTGATCTGTTCGAACGACGATggtatgggcgaggaagtagtatctTAGCCTCCTGGCTGTTGTCACTAGGGCCAGGGCGACTTTCTCGACCTGCTGGTATCGCACTTCgggtccttgtagggctttgctggtgaagTATACGGGTTTCTGCCCGTCATCAATCTCTCGGATCAAGGCCGCGCTGACTGCCtcgtttgagacggccaggtaGAGATATAACGGCTCGTTGTCATCGGGTCGAGAGAGGACGGGTCGTTTGGAGAGTACTTGTTTGAGGTGTGATAGTGCTtgctcgcattcctcggaccattcaAAGGTCGCTTCTTTTCGTAATAACTTAAAGAATGGAAGAgcgtgctgggcggatttcgcgacgaaacgggatagtgccgtgagcatcccgtttaggacttggatggattttttattgttaggagtggggagttccgagaatgctcggcatttatccgggttggcttctattcctcgttcggtcaaatagaaaccgaggaatttgcctgctcgGACGTCGAAGGTGCATTTTTCCGGGTTGAAGCGCATattgcaggatctggcctgctcgaaTACCCGCTCGAGATGGGTGGTGTGatcggagtcttctcgagatttgaggatcatgtcgtccatgtatacctcgagaGTATCaccgatctctcctcggaacactttgttcatcatccgttggtaCGTGGCTCTagcgtttttgagtccgaagggcattacgtcatagtaatagttgcccgactcggtcatgaactCCGTGCACTGTttgtcgctcctcgccatggggatctggttgtaacctgaataagcattcataaaagacaataatttatagccggtcgagttgtcgaccagcctatcaatgttaggtaacggataagcatctttggggcATGCCCTGTTAACATCAGTGtaatcaacgcacattctccattttccattagattttttaactagtacaacgtttgagagccaagttgaatatttggcctcggaaataaaattttcctctaagaggtcttttacagctttctcgacagcttccgctttctcgggagactgccgacgcctacgttgaactactgccttcgcggctggatcaatggagagatggtggcaggcgacctcagggtcgagccCGGGCATTTCCGCTGCGCTCCAAGCGAACAGGTCGGCGTTGGCTCGAAGGCAAGCCACGAGCTGCTTTCTCGGTAGGTCTGGGATGCTCTTACCGATCTTCaccgctttgtcggggttgtcgcccagcGGGACAAGCTCGAAGTCCCCGTCCGGGACAGGTCGAACGGGGTGAGCTGGCTTTGGTCGCGCCTCTTCGCCTTTCTTCAGCTCTTGTTTTGTGAAGCGTGCGtcaaggtcgactgagctgacgttggtcgTCTGATGTTGATCTTctcgaggatgcttgtcttcggccctTGGCTTCTTGTTGGAGCTGGATGGGGGAGCGATCAGTTGCAGCCCTTTCACCGAGGCGTCGAAGATTCTTCTGGTGGCTTCagtgtcggcgttgatggtgtcCACTCGTCCTGTTCTCGTGTAGAATTTCATCTTCAGGTGCACAGTCGAGGGCACAGCGGTGAGCTCAGCCAGAGTGGGGCGTCCGATAATGCAGTTGTATAGGgtcttgcagtcgatcaccaagaatctggttttgacttgtctggaggcttccccttccccgaaggtgactatcagctcgacgtaaccccaagGTTTGGTTGTGGCTCCGTTGAAGCCTTGGAGGTCAGAACCCACATAAggagtgaggtgtgagtcgtccagctggagtgtccgAAAGAGGtgagagtacatgatgtcgaccgagctgtcTTCGTCGACTAGGACTCGTCGGACGTCAaagtttgccattctggctcggacgagtAGGGGCTCCGGCAGGCAGCTCTTCCAAGTAGAAAGTGATTGGTTATGATTTTCCTCTAAACTTCCGCAGAGTAGGGCCGAGGTCTGCGTTGGCGTTGAGCAAttcatcgaactttctcttcacTAAGCTGATGGTGAGAGAACCGGGATCCCCGCCGTTAGAGACGACCATGGCGGTCGGGAATCTTTCCCACTCGCTAAATGCATTAGTTATTCCGACCGAAGGCATGAAGTCTTCAGGACGGGTGACGGACAGGGCTACTTGCAGAGGCCTGTTACCCCGTGAGTTGCTTTCGTCAGAGTTTCGTTGGTCGTCCATCcgggaaggttcccctttctTTGTGTATTTCGAAAGGCGACCTTCCTTGATCAGTGTCTCAATGGCATCCTTAAGATGAATGCATTCCTCGGTTagatgcccgtgactcttgtggtacttgcagtacttggatTTGTCAGTTCCTGGCCTTGCGGGGTTTGACTTCGGGGGTCTGATGCTGGAATTCTTGAAGTCGGTGCTTTTGCATTCGGCCAAGATTTTCTCCCGTGAAGCATTCAGAGGGGTGTAGTCGTTGAAACGACCAGCTGGTCCTCGGCGCTCTTTAGCGTCGTGGGACCTGTCATCTTTCCTTTTTTCATGTCCCCGTCTTGAACATGAGTTTTCGTAGTTCGAACTACGAGCGGCATTATTGCCTCGCGAGGCTTTCATGGCAGCAGCCTCTCCTTCTTCGAAAGCGATGAGGGCTTGAGCTTTGTGGAGGAGGGAGTTCATGGTGTGCACCTTCTCGATTTtgatggccttcttgaagtcactTCCGGGGAGAAGACCTCGCTCTAGGAGGTACCTCTTCATGTAATCGGTCGTCTGTACTTTGACGGCTTCTTTGTggaacctgtcgaggtagtctcGGAGAGGTTCATTGGTTCCTTGGATTACTGCTTCGAGGTTCGCCTCTGATTTTGGTTGTCGACGGGATGCTGTGAAATGGCTCAGAAATAGctctttgagctcggtccaggagtggatggagttggaAGGAAGGTTCCTGTACCATGTCATCGCTcctttcctgagggtggtcggaaagatgcggcatttgatggatcCCCGGACGACGTGATAGTGCATGacagcttcgatgctccgaatatggtcaTCGGGATCAGTGGTTCCATCGTATTGGTCCAAgacgggtggtttttccatccctcgTGGAAGACAAACTCTTCGGATATTCTCGGACAAGGGACTGCGGAAATCTTCTTCGTCGCTTGGTCCAGGGGAGGTCGAGTGTCTGCTTCGTCTGGGCTTAGCCTGTGCTTTGTCCGAATTTTTGCGGTTGTCCTTTGGAGGAGAATGCTCGTGGGGTTTCAACACAGCCTTGGAGGGGCCTTGGCGTTCCTGCTCGGGTGAGAGGCTCCTAGCTTTAGTGGTTTCAGGTCTCTGATTTTTCCTGCTCTTTCGTGGTGGAGAGCGAGAATATGACCTCTGGCGACGGTTCCTCTTGGGCGGCGAGCGAGAAGAGGACGGGGAGCGTCTGCGATGTCTCCTAGGTGGGGAGCGCGAGGAGGAGTAGGAACGCGATCGATAGTGCCTCTGCGGGGGGAACGATATCGTCGTTTCCTTTCCAGCTCGTGGATGCGGTTACCCTGAAGGAGGATGAGACGGTTGGTCTTCTGCAGTTCTTTGAGTAGGAGGATGGTTGTGGGGTCCGCGTCCTCGGGAATGTTGACTTGCTCCTCTTGGTCGTCTTCATAATGAACCCTTCGCCTGTCGGAGGTATGCGTGAACGAGGAGGCAACGTGTCCGTCCCTGGCGTCAGTTTCGTTCACGTTCTGGGCCTGCTCTAGTCCATTATAGGGTTGAGCCTGCtcgtcttccccgttctgaacATGTCCCTCGGGTGGAACTTGTTCGACGTTCTGAACTTGTTGAAGACTCTGCACCTGCTGGATGCTCTGGATTTGCTGCCTCCTGGGTTGTGAGGTCTCATGCCTCGGCCTTCTCTGTTCGGCAGAGGTATGATGCTGTCTTTCCCGCCGATGACGATTTGTCCCCTCGCAGGCGGAATCCTCGATCAGCTGTTGCAGTTGGAAGGGATCAGggtttgggatgttgttgttattgtcagccatgacgattgtgaatggattagctttgatctttgtttgttaaagaagggggagcaagattcccatagacggcgccactgatcgtacctgatcaggagaATCGTCAAGGCGGCAGAATCTGGCTTGAAGAGCAGGATGGGGGCGTACCTGCAACGTCCTCCGATGctaaagtcagtagctatcagagaatgaaggTTTAGAGAGTGAAGAATatgatacctgaccctctagtgaaagagggtatttatagcccctagcgctgggccaaggtttcctaattgggccaaatccagttggaggcccacgtgctaggaaattGCCATAACACCcttgtgctagggctgagtcagcaggtgacccaCGTCCTGGATGAGCGTAGCGCAGGATTCGGAGGAGGTTGACCGGATCCTTCGTTGTAGTGTGACGCGTGGTTTTCGTTCTTGGGCAATCTGTAATGGCTACCAGGTAAATGGGCCCAAATgctttgggcctgctcggctagacGGAAGAGCTgcgcctgctcggcccagtccagaacactaATCCTCCGATCAAAATAGATGAAACTTCATTTTGCATGATACGCTCAAAGTTTGCTAGCATGAAAATGACCGCATTAATCGGACGATTTTGTGAAGCACAAAACATGATAAACAACTCTTCTCTTGAAACAGCAGAAATGTTTTCAGTCTTTCCAAACATATAGTGAGCTAAGATCTTGTGGAAATATCTGAAGGCAGGATTATGAATATTTTCAGATTGAAATTCATGCTCTTCAGGATCATCATTTCTAGTAATACTTCCCCAAAAGCGCTCGAGCTCACGGTATGCAAAAAGTTCCTCTTGAACTACAATGAATGCATCCAATCCATTGGGGAATCCCAACAAAGCAGCAAAATCATGGATATGAAAATTATACTCAAGTCCAAATAGTGTGAAAATAATTACTCCTCTTCTTGTTCCTATTCCACAGTTAGGCAAGTAAGTGAGGGAATTCAAGAATTCCAAAGTCAACCTATGGTACGAGTTGAACCTCCACATCAGGTGAGAACCTGTCCAAACTATTTGGTTCAGCAGATACATAACACTCTCCTCAATCCCTAAAGCTTTCATAGTGGGGCTACGAGGGTACTGttacaccccaaaatttgccctctttctcggtgctataagttatgaaagacgtttatttcgtctctcaaaaatcgaagaaaaataataaagagtctTATACACGGTGTCTACAATCGTTATTTCAACTGAGCTTCATTGGATTTCATGTGGAGGAgttcttatgtgcttcaattTTTATCCTCCTTAAGAACTCCTCAAAGCTTCATTGTTATGTCAGTTTGAAATACCAATGCGAGTCATGACATGAGAGGTGAATTTGTAGATTCATTGTGATCAGAGAAGTTTTTGTTCTCATCATTGTTACTCGCTGTTTGCAATATAAGTTGACTTGGATCTAAGACAGCGTACAAGGTTTTAATTCACATTCTTGTGCAAGTATGAGGTATAAAGATTGTGTCGATTCAAGAGACTACTTAATGACATGAATTTAGATTTGTGTTCAAAATTAATCGGTTCATTCTTAAGCATTTGATTTGGCAAAGAATTGGTTCAAGTTGGAAGATTCATTCATATGTATTTTGGCATACAAGATTCAAGATCATTCAAAATTCTTTCAACATTCATTCATGATTCAtctaaaaataagagaaaatatacAAGTTACAATGTCCAACACCATtcaaatatacatacaaagacCCATTACAAAATTATACAAGTCCATACAATATTACATTCAACTTCAACAAAGCCCATGTTCAAGCCCATTACAAAAAAATATGCAATAGAGACAATGTAACATTTGctgcaaaaaagaaaaagcttCATAAGGGCAAGTTGATAACTTTGAACCGTGTTGCACCATGCCCAATTCATTGAACCGCAGCTCCAAACCAAGTGAAAGCCGAACCTGCAATTAAGAACAAAACCAGGAGAAAACTGGTTTCAATCATCTATCATCTCCATAACAGAAACTCAAAAACGGCACAACAAAAAAATCAGCAAAGATGGATAACAGAATTCGGCAGAACAAAAAAGAAGGAGAAACGGAATCGTAACAAACTTTCTTCTCCCAATCTTCCATTCTCAGCCATGATAGAACTTCATCCACCACCATAACCTTCAAGAAAACCTTTCTCTCCCAATCTTCAGACTCCCTACAGAATCTCAACCTCTCCACGCTTCAACATCACtatgaatcatcatcttcacgcaTCGTTACCACCACAAACGGACAGAAGTGAAAATTGAATCGGAAGAAGAAGAAATCGAACCACAAACCTGCAGATTCACGCTCAGAATCAACTCCAATAACAACGCATCTGTGTCAAATCTCCACGCTCGATTCTGCAATGTCACTGCAACCACATAACCAAAAGTTGTAACAGAATCGGAAGGGAATGTAACAGAAGAGTGTAAGAGAAGAAGGAGAGTAATTCGCCTTTAATAGAAGACAACAAACTCTCGCTGAATGGATTCACCGGATTCATTCCTCATCAGTTCCATTCAACTCTTCGATCTTCACCACTTAATCATTGTTCATCGATTCTGCATAATGATGCATCTTCTTCATTGAACCACAAACAATTTCAAGCACGTACTCGTCGTTAAACCTTCAACGGCTTCGACCTTCAATAGCCTCATTACCACATCGGCTTCACATCCACAACAACCTTCATCGCAAACAAAGAGGAGAGTGAGAGTTGAGTCAAATCAGATACTGGAGAGCTGTGAGATgacatttattttgttttcttaattcaCGGCGGCGGAGAGATTTTGATCTGAGAAGATGGAGCCAATACGCCGTCGTCGCCTGAGTGAGAAGAGGAAGGAAGAGTCGAGAGACGAGAGGGATGAGCGGCGTGAGAGAGGGCTGAGGGTGAGGCTTTAAGATCGAGAGAGCAGAGAGGGAGCGATTGAGACGGAAGGATTGACATATGAGCGAATCACGGCGGCGCATTTCGATCGAAGAGGATTTCCGGCCGTCGTTTGTTCGTGAGAGAGGGAGAGGAACGTGAGTCTGATGGTCACAAGGTtataaccctaatcccctttctaATTGAACATTTTCATAAACACTGGTTTAATGTAATTGTTTGCTATTAGTTGAGTTAATACCTTGATTAATTGTGAATAATTGAGTTTAATGGACCATTAATCTGAATAAGAATCTGATTAGAAAATTGATAATACAAAATCTAGAGCAATAAAAATGACTGTGGATCAATTCTCTTGGGCCTTCACCGTAACTGCTGTGCACACCACCCTAAGAGGCCCATGCACCATTCTTTTTTTTGGCTACAAGAAATCTCAATACAAAGAAATCTGTTTGGGCCACATTCAGTGGGTCTGCGACCAATCTGCTGATTGCACCTTGTTTTCACTTTGAAACCCCTGTTTCATGTCAATTTTatgttagaatttagattttcTTTCCTAGTTTTTTCCCTATTTTTATGTAATAAAAAGTTatgaaaacaatttaatcttggtagatttttgcatgataaaaatgaataaaaacatgtattcttttctagttagaattaaatttttgttttctatatttgttttagatgataaaaagcatgttttattttattgttagaatttagatgctttgttacatagtttaattctaatttttagataaaatgtcataaaaacaatttaatcttgttagattttattttagaatttagttagaatttaattgctattattttctatggcggtgcGCGTTTGCCTTGTtgttactgatttggttgttgagatgtgcgaggtacttcgagaaagccttcgattgcgattcgacttgcttcgtgttccactttatttgtgggacacgagttcgcttccggtgcgattgttttgcattgtgttccactttatttgtgggacaagAACTTATTTCCGATGCGATTCATCTgatctcattcattgagatgtatattcttgtgttgtctggcttgtgttctcttgcaggttgctcatgtggttatgctcaacgtgtaccacatgtcgctcgtgatttattttcacgacgacgctttctgactgactttgcttgatgatggcttacgcgaagtatttcggacttctttgcttacgcttgctagctcattgcggatttgctatccgttcggtattgtcccCTTGTCTCTTTTACTCTTCCATGCACCAtatcttgccatgagaagtaggacctaggcattcatctggccaagccctcgaaagaggttctgtttttgttggtgtgtttatatttgtgctttgcggcagggagtcacggtgtaataagtcctctATGGCActtcgttaagtcctcatggaaggcatgcggaaagggttagtaatcaacccccgcccagtctcatcgagtccgttcagtatgtGCACGCTACGCATTGCTTGCTtccgaaccagcacaagatcttgttatcaagtatgtcaggaaaagggttcatgcaatcggacccccgcatttcctatagctcgcgtcgctcgacgttgatgctcggtgtacgcacgcaccgttttcctttcagatccgtgacggcttggttgctgagagggatccgctcctcttgtctatggcccgatcattttcgcgaggtctaatgcttggttgactcggatGATTCGCTCCCCTGGCTATGGCGGGACTGCTTTTCTACCCCTCGGCCAGTGCcggtggttttgtttgctttacgagcggagctcgtttgtttgcttcccctcgcgtaaccgactcccttaccctttttctctggtcatgagacctttgttttgttttgtggtttgctggcattcccttccttttcaagataaatatgttagtggcgactcggttaattttcgcggtagagACAGGTACATAGTCAGGTCTATCTTCCTTTCTGCTAGCTTCGCATAACACCCTACTTGACCTCTACCTCTGAAAACAACTTCCATGGTATCAACTCCTTGCATCGTGAATTAAGTTAGTTAACTAAGTTAGCCTGAAAAGtaagttgataaaatgaaaatttaGTCAGAATAGGCCGGATgctgaaaagaagaaaaaagaattaaCATAAGAAAAGATAAATATAAGTAAAGATAAAaggaagatgaaagataagaaaaacaaaaaatttaacgAGATAAAATTTTGATAGTAATATAATTatggcttaaatacacttttggtccctgtaagttagcgagttttttaaTTTCGTacttgtaagttatttttttcggtatgagtccctatatcttactttttgcttgaggtttagtccctaaagccaaaatccgcaggaaaatctgtaggttaatgtagcaacctgcctaaaaattataacttagagagtcgccacctattctgaagggcaaataggaaaccctacgcagtatagagatcagggtaagatactatattcaggtcgagggaaggtgttaggcaccctcaaccctttgctaaaggctaacatttcaaagataaaggtttatggcaaggtttatagctaaggaagtgaataggggaaaaattgagattttagggaggggactcgcat includes these proteins:
- the LOC131618783 gene encoding uncharacterized protein LOC131618783; its protein translation is MEKPPVLDQYDGTTDPDDHIRSIEAVMHYHVVRGSIKCRIFPTTLRKGAMTWYRNLPSNSIHSWTELKELFLSHFTASRRQPKSEANLEAVIQGTNEPLRDYLDRFHKEAVKVQTTDYMKRYLLERGLLPGSDFKKAIKIEKVHTMNSLLHKAQALIAFEEGEAAAMKASRGNNAARSSNYENSCSRRGHEKRKDDRSHDAKERRGPAGRFNDYTPLNASREKILAECKSTDFKNSSIRPPKSNPARPGTDKSKYCKYHKSHGHLTEECIHLKDAIETLIKEGRLSKYTKKGEPSRMDDQRNSDESNSRGNRPLQVALSVTRPEDFMPSVGITNAFSEWERFPTAMVVSNGGDPGSLTISLVKRKFDELLNANADLGPTLRKFRGKS